In one window of Hyla sarda isolate aHylSar1 chromosome 1, aHylSar1.hap1, whole genome shotgun sequence DNA:
- the LOC130354042 gene encoding piggyBac transposable element-derived protein 4-like: protein MASKRHVSISKAGLDQMSDSGSDTEPLAELSASDSDSWQDSSSDSDTDQRSGDSDDSAPELSDVRTWCPIDCGMDEVPPPRFPFTGSPGMKVDVKHNDPLAYLKLFLTDDVIEKIVTETNRYNEQQSATLHSKFSRNRKWEPVTKEDIWKFLGLILLQEVVGKPLQKWYWTTNKLLATPFFGTIMSEYRFSLIMKNLHFTNNEEFDEATHPAPKLKKIWEVYQIILKNFQQAYVPDRDISIDESLMAYKGRLSWIQYIASKRARFGIKSYMLCESATGYIWNSVIYTGKGTQFNPRYSGYGMATSSVLTLLEPLLNQGYCVTTDNFYTSPELYEFLLKHKTDGYGTVRANRRDLPSMFAKKKLKTGEMVAWQKGKMMAMRWRDKKDVCLMSTVHNTSTAMVHTRGGKDVMKPQLVIDYNNTMGGVDRADQAMTFYPAMRKQQKKYSKKIFRHLLEQCLWNAYILHRGKSDKPLVHSDFIWKVAEWIFVNYQTPSVAVNRSGRRAVDVVNPERLTGRHFMDYIPPTAKKAAPTRMCTVCCSKRDKNGKKIRKETRFHCPDCDVGLCAVPCFKIYHTQDVY, encoded by the coding sequence atggcaTCAAAGCGTCACGTTAGCATCTCCAAAGCGGGTTTGGATCAAATGAGTGACAGCGGCAGCGACACAGAGCCCCTCGCAGAATTGAGCGCCAGCGATAGCGATTCGTGGCAAGATTCGTCATCCGACTCTGACACCGACCAGAGAAGTGGCGACAGCGACGATTCTGCACCCGAGCTCAGTGATGTGCGCACTTGGTGCCCTATTGATTGCGGTATGGATGAGGTACCGCCGCCAAGATTTCCGTTTACTGGATCACCTGGGATGAAGGTAGACGTTAAGCACAATGATCCTTTGGCGTACCtaaaattatttctcacagatgACGTCATTGAAAAGATAGTCACGGAGACAAATCGCTACAACGAGCAGCAATCCGCTACTCTGCATAGCAAgttttccaggaatagaaaatggGAACCGGTGACTAAAGAGGACATCTGGAAGTTTCTGGGGCTAATACTTCTTCAGGAGGTGGTGGGGAAACCCCTGCAGAAATGGTACTGGACTACCAATAAATTGCTGGCAACCCCATTTTTTGGCACCATCATGTCCGAGTACCGATTTTCCCTCATAATGAAGAATTTGCACTTCACCAACAACGAGGAATTTGATGAAGCCACACATCCAGCGCCAAAACTCAAGAAGATTTGGGAAGTATACCAAATCATCCTAAAAAATTTCCAGCAGGCCTATGTGCCAGATAGAGACATCAGCATTGATGAAAGTCTGATGGCTTACAAGGGACGCCTCAGCTGGATTCAATACATCGCATCCAAGAGAGCACGGTTTGGAATAAAATCCTATATGCTCTGCGAGTCTGCCACTGGCTATATATGGAATTCCGTCATATACACCGGTAAAGGAACACAATTCAACCCCAGGTACAGTGGCTATGGGATGGCAACGTCATCAGTCCTTACACTGCTTGAGCCATTGCTGAATCAGGGGTATTGTGTGACAACGGACAACTTTTACACATCGCCTGAGCTGTACGAGTTTCTGCTAAAACACAAGACTGATGGATATGGAACCGTTAGGGCCAACCGACGTGACCTGCCATCTATGTTTGCcaagaaaaaactgaaaacaggagaaATGGTTGCCTGGCAGAAAGGAAAGATGATGGCAATGCGTTGGCGTGACAAAAAAGATGTGTGCCTAATGAGTACAGTGCATAACACCTCCACTGCCATGGTCCACACAAGAGGTGGGAAAGATGTCATGAAGCCACAACTTGTGATTGACTACAACAACACCATGGGAGGAGTCGATAGAGCCGATCAGGCGATGACATTTTATCCGGCTATGcggaaacaacaaaaaaaatattcaaaaaaaatatTCAGGCATCTCCTGGAACAATGCCTCTGGAATgcctatatactgcacagaggaaaGAGTGACAAGCCTCTTGTTCATTCTGACTTTATCTGGAAGGTGGCGGAGTGGATTTTTGTGAACTACCAAACGCCATCAGTGGCCGTGAACAGATCTGGACGTCGTGCTGTTGACGTTGTCAACCCAGAACGCCTGACTGGTCGTCACTTTATGGATTACATCCCGCCAACCGCAAAAAAGGCAGCACCTACAAGGATGTGCACAGTTTGCTGCTCAAAGCgagataaaaatggaaaaaaaatccgaAAGGAAACCAGGTTCCATTGCCCTGATTGTGATGTCGGTCTATGTGCAGTCCCATGTTTCAAAATTTACCACACCCAGGATGTTTACTGA